The following are encoded together in the Culex pipiens pallens isolate TS chromosome 1, TS_CPP_V2, whole genome shotgun sequence genome:
- the LOC120424142 gene encoding peptidoglycan-recognition protein LE — protein MDSGNRKLSQDYAVGGAAQEKCQQWVESSEFSTISNDDVSSLSGHSTEFISTVADSDISSIADDVANINITKIDKGNELKIVSNTANVTDINHTEILQTVFKGNSTQTFGNIQIENSNKIHIGNVTYVTGPIHIIHTNGNNLGSVQQLITTTTPAAAHPHSDQSSEQASKEFVRSPHGASEGESRRTTAEQVERNRDDLFVSNVSKHIDTKVLRIIDRRTWLAQPALEFQPMESPVPYVVISHTATETADTQAGMVYMVRNIQCFHIESRRWHDIAYNFLVGNDGNVYEGRGWQRIGAHTHGYNSRGIGISFVGCFMNELPAKVAIEACKLLIERGVKDGYIQEDYKLVAHCQCSPTESPGRKLFEEVKTWPHWTADP, from the exons ATGGACTCTGGAAATAGAAAGTTGTCGCAGGACTATGCAGTAGGAGGTGCAGCTCAGG aaaaatgccAACAATGGGTCGAGAGCAGCGAGTTTTCAACGATAAGCAACGATGACGTTTCCTCTCTCAGTGGTCACAGCACGGAGTTTATTTCGACCGTTGCCGATAGTGATATTAGCTCGATAGCGGATGATGTCGCCAATATCAACATCACCAAGATAGACAAGG GAAATGAGCTGAAAATAGTATCAAACACCGCCAACGTCACTGATATCAACCACACGGAGATTCTCCAGACGGTCTTCAAAGGCAATAGCACACAAACGTTCGGAAACATACAG ATCGAGAACTCGAACAAAATCCACATCGGCAACGTAACGTACGTGACTGGCCCGATTCACATCATCCACACGAACGGGAATAACCTCGGATCGGTCCAGCAACTGATCACAACAACTACACCTGCGGCGGCACATCCCCATTCCGATCAATCGTCGGAACAAGCCTCTAAGGAGTTCGTCCGGTCTCCTCATGGAGCAAGTGAAGGCGAAAGCAGACGGACTACCGCGGAACAGGTCGAACGAAATCGGGATGATTTGTTTGTGTCGAACGTTT CAAAACATATTGATACTAAAGTGTTACGGATAATTGACAGAAGGACATGGCTTGCCCAACCTGCACTAGAGTTTCAACCAATGGAGTCTCCGGTACCCTACGTAGTCATCT CTCACACGGCAACGGAAACTGCGGACACACAGGCAGGGATGGTTTACATGGTCCGGAACATTCAGTGCTTCCACATTGAGTCCCGGCGCTGGCACGACATTGCTTACAACTTTCTGGTGGGCAATGATGGGAATGTCTACGAGGGTCGCGGCTGGCAGCGAATTGGAGCTCACACCCATGGGTACAACAGCCGAGGAATCGGGATTAGTTTTGTGGGCTGCTTCATGAATGAACTTCCGGCCAAGGTGGCGATCGAGGCGTGCAAATTACTCATTGAGAG AGGCGTTAAGGACGGTTACATCCAGGAAGACTACAAACTCGTGGCACACTGTCAATGCAGTCCAACCGAAAGTCCAGGGCGGAAGCTATTTGAAGAGGTCAAAACTTGGCCACATTGGACTGCAGATCCATGA